TTTTATTCGTATGGCTGGCAATAAACATCTCATTATTTTCTCCTTTTTGTATCCAAATTCGGCGGTGATTCCAATACGAACCTTGCGCTACACCAATCATGAAAATAATTCCACCGAGGAGTAATAAATATAACGTTTTATCTTTACGTATTGTAAGGCCTGAAATATTACGAGTTTCAGCACTTAAAAAGTTCACCTTATAATCATTTTCTTCTGCTTCTACTGTTTGACGTATCGCAACAAAACTGATTTCCCCTTTTGGCTTTTCGGGTGTAATCATTTTAAAGAAGAATGCAGGGTTGTTCGGTAATGGCGTTTTAGACGTCGGTTCACCATCTACAAATCCGTCATAATCAGGATAGTAGTCTCTGAGTTCAACAGACGCGCCATTGCCTAAATCATAAACTCGTTCTGGTGTCACTAGATCCACCGTAAACTCTCCGAGTGACTTTTCCGACGATTTTTCTGTCAATTGGAATGTCATCGATTTCAGTTCATCTGTCCGATAATCCATTTGGAAAATACTATAGCCATCGAAAGTTAACGGTTTATTCACGACAATTGGATACTCTTTTACTAGAGATATATTGTCAGATTGTCCAGGGAGTCCGCCTTCTTCTTGCTTATACAAGGCAATATCGGTTTGGAATTCTTTCACAATCGTACCGTTACGCTCCAATGCCGTCTCAAAAACTGCATTGTCTTCCTCTGAGTAGGTTTCAAGTGTAAACCCTTTGTTTTCAATAAAATACCCCGGCGCGCCAGGAACCTCAAGCATTTCTCCTTCTCTTAACCATAATGTTTCATCCACATAAAATCCTGGGATACCTCGAAGTAGAATAGCCCCTAAAAAGATTAGTAGTCCTGTATGGTTGACGTAGGGACCCCATCTTGAAAACCGATTTTTTTCGGCTAGAATGGCACCGTTTTCAACTTTTACGTGATAACGTAATTGCTTTAGTTTTTCTTCTGCTTTCGTTAAAGACTCGTCCGCGTTCTCGACCGAACCATGCCCGTAGACACGCTGTCGCTTCAAAAATGAAGTGTGTCGTTTCGTACGTTGTTGTTTTAAAGATTTATATAATGGAACGACCCTATCCACACTCGCAATCAGAATTGATGTGCCGAGCATCCCAACTAAGGTAATAAACCACCAACTATTATACATATCATAGAAACCTAGTTTATAATAAATAACACCTACAACACCATATAAACGTTCATAATATGCTGCAATCTCTGCTTCAGTGTTTCCCGGAACATATAATTTTTGTGGGAAAATTGTACCGATTGCTGATGTCACTAAAACAGCGACAATAATACTAACTCCAATTTTAACACTTGAAAAGAAATTCCATATTTTATCAATGATCGTTCTCTTATACGTTTGCGATCTACGTGCGGACCCTTCGTAACGCATATCTACTGTCTTACTGTTTTTCGCTTCCTCCGTTTGTGGCCGACCGCATTGCTCACAAAGTACCGTGCCGAAAGGGTTTTCGTGACCGCACTGGCATTTGAT
This window of the Sporosarcina ureilytica genome carries:
- the resB gene encoding cytochrome c biogenesis protein ResB, coding for MSKIKCQCGHENPFGTVLCEQCGRPQTEEAKNSKTVDMRYEGSARRSQTYKRTIIDKIWNFFSSVKIGVSIIVAVLVTSAIGTIFPQKLYVPGNTEAEIAAYYERLYGVVGVIYYKLGFYDMYNSWWFITLVGMLGTSILIASVDRVVPLYKSLKQQRTKRHTSFLKRQRVYGHGSVENADESLTKAEEKLKQLRYHVKVENGAILAEKNRFSRWGPYVNHTGLLIFLGAILLRGIPGFYVDETLWLREGEMLEVPGAPGYFIENKGFTLETYSEEDNAVFETALERNGTIVKEFQTDIALYKQEEGGLPGQSDNISLVKEYPIVVNKPLTFDGYSIFQMDYRTDELKSMTFQLTEKSSEKSLGEFTVDLVTPERVYDLGNGASVELRDYYPDYDGFVDGEPTSKTPLPNNPAFFFKMITPEKPKGEISFVAIRQTVEAEENDYKVNFLSAETRNISGLTIRKDKTLYLLLLGGIIFMIGVAQGSYWNHRRIWIQKGENNEMFIASHTNKNWFSLKKDMAQVKEYAGLPQYEDREDTESVLDDEEGDFT